A segment of the Odontesthes bonariensis isolate fOdoBon6 chromosome 8, fOdoBon6.hap1, whole genome shotgun sequence genome:
TttcaaacttatttgttttGGCGGTTGTCACGTGCACAGATTGGTCCAATCAGCGTTGAAGCCGCTCCGGAGGGGGCTATAAGAGCCGTCTGCACGTCAGCGTCTTCAGTTCACTCTCTGTGAGAaggttggaaaaacaaaaactatggCCAGAACCAAGCAGACTGCCCGTAAATCCACTGGAGGCAAAGCTCCCAGGAAGCAGCTCGCTACCAAGGCTGCCCGTAAGAGCGCCCCAGCCACCGGCGGCGTCAAGAAGCCTCACCGTTACAGGCCCGGTACCGTGGCTCTCAGGGAGATCCGTCGCTACCAGAAATCCACCGAGCTGCTCATCCGCAAGCTGCCCTTCCAGCGGCTGGTCAGAGAGATCGCTCAGGACTTCAAGACCGACCTGCGCTTCCAGAGTTCCGCCGTCATGGCTCTGCAGGAGGCAAGTGAGGCGTACTTGGTCGGCCTTTTCGAGGACACAAACCTGTGCGCTATCCACGCCAAGAGGGTCACTATCATGCCTAAAGATATCCAGCTTGCCCGCCGCATCCGTGGAGAGAGAGCTTAGACTCAGTCCACACCAACACAACGGCTCTTTTAAGAGCCTCTCACTTTTCTTAAAAGAGCATTTTAATCCTCTATAAATTGAGATGACTGATATTGAAGTGTACACAAGTGCAACTCATATTCATATTAAATGAATATAATTATCAACTTCTATTTCATTTCTAAATTGGGATATAAGCAGGTTTGGGAGAGTGGGACATTAAAAATGTGTGTGGAATTTTCTGTGGGTGAACTTCCCAGTGTTGTCACAGGACACTGCTGTAAACCGGTGGACTGGTTTTTCTCACAGATGGGCTCCAGCTCCTTGCATTTGTGGGTTCATGAtaatttaacagcattttaGCATCGCAGTTTATTCACCTAGAGCAGGTAAACTAATGCCAAAGGTAAACATGGCTGCAGGGAAACAAGCCAAGACCTACCATTTTCACCCAGAATGGAAgaagattattttttgtttattctcaTTCAAAGCCAGTGTGTTTGATTTGCAATGAAACGGCGGTATTGGCAAAGAAAGGGAATCTGGAGCAGCATTTTAAAAGTGGACACGGGAGCTACGACAGAGATTTCCCTGCAAAAACGCCTTTAGGCGCCACAAAAGTGCGGGATTTGAAAGCACAAATAAAAGATTTGCTAGTTGTGTATTGTTTTACGTCTTTTTGTGCATATGTTTTAACCTTTGTCTTGTTTTAGGGTCAACACCGACCCGTTTTTGGTTTTGAATgcataaaaacattttcaattgcCTCAAGGCTTTTTGACTTTGTTAGGAACctctatttcaacaaaataaaataaaagtttcaCTAAATCATAAAATGCTCAGGTTGAAATTATGACCTTTGTGTTGTTAGGGTCGATTTCGACCCAGTTACAAAAATCTGATTATAAATCAATAATTAGCACtgtcagccagctcctcctaATCATGTGAGCTTTAGGGGTTTCTCATTTTGCCTTGTTATCCAGTATACctgcacaaaaacaaaacaagttggTGAAGCTGCTCCATACATGTGATGTCAATTCAGTATAGAGTTGGTGACTTGCAGAGTGCAAATCTCCATTTTTTTCTGGATAGTTCTGGATAATATTTTTCGTGAAAATGAGGGACAGCTATTTATGCCATTGACACTAAAAAGAGTCTTCATTGCTATGACAAAccttgaaggaaaaaaaacgtcCATGGCAACATGTGGAAAGACATTGATGAGGAATATGTGGATGCTTATATTGGTGTTCTTATTGGTATGCTTATATTGTACAGATCCTGAAATGAGGCCACTGATCGTCTCTGGGACGCATCGACAGGCAGAAATATTTTTTCTGAACGTCACTTCAGACCTTTTAAATGATATCAAAAGTCCTCAGAATACCAGATCTGGTATCACTTGTTTGCTTGTTGTAATCATAGCTCTGATAACTTGAACAATAATAAAGTACTTGAAGTTGCCGTAGGTCTCATCATTTCTCCAGTTTTGTCTTCTCTGGCCTTTGTCACTCAAATCTCTCTGTATTGATAAggttgttaaaattggctttgttcttagacattatgaatgaaataagtctcagtacttttccatatgacctaaagtgatccaggagtagaaagacaaaacaattaggaaagcctgggaaagcaagggcagattcacacacacacacattgttttgggctgatccagagaatatgatgaagcatgttgaacctactcatgtccaatcatactcggtcgaatgtgagtccaacctatgagactataaatagacatgatacccggaaatcatggcgcagtctgacagacttcctgcgggagctctgttccactgagcccagcgctgatatgctttgacgtgtgactacaaataaacacttcattttcacttgaattactccggtccgttcttgagcttcctactaaaagaaccgtatCTAACAAGGTTATTAGTCCCACAGCGAGAAAATTTACATTGTTAGAGCATCAAATACAGTATAGATGGCATATAGGACGTGAG
Coding sequences within it:
- the LOC142385622 gene encoding histone H3, translating into MARTKQTARKSTGGKAPRKQLATKAARKSAPATGGVKKPHRYRPGTVALREIRRYQKSTELLIRKLPFQRLVREIAQDFKTDLRFQSSAVMALQEASEAYLVGLFEDTNLCAIHAKRVTIMPKDIQLARRIRGERA